One Artemia franciscana chromosome 6, ASM3288406v1, whole genome shotgun sequence DNA window includes the following coding sequences:
- the LOC136028547 gene encoding uncharacterized protein LOC136028547, whose product MEFEATSVLREPKGDANDLCKETVDTAGAQSVTEQDINTLGEQIARTKIQDSANVDKQHNDVSESAAKDDENTQRTTDVCKETIDMTRAQSDTEPNINILSEKIAVTNVQNSENIDEQHNDVSQSEAKDGENTERTKRRRRRRKRRNNPACVDSNTEKVPNETGKSNATDGQEAEAREKCRFNNKKKNETPAKGSDLLEESKPKNIPNQKISGQDQRDQGNVVKPSSLKDVESFLERKRNCPGKGSNLYRGRGGTIRENQGMGYMRGINRGRGQAFHPDRVRGSTYDRDGGRGGSNFNRGRGISDPNKGTGRPDFNRGRGIQNSNYGGGRSEFSRDSERKEFNSGSRRPYFNRGRGRGSSYEVYKGGSSYTQINTEFKGDSYDAKANNFAGRGRRNGEFNRGANSYRRIVGRENEGEIRSYDRGGSHTADEHNYFIRGRGTRNLNEGRGRQDFQRGRGSRYNRMEEE is encoded by the coding sequence ATGGAGTTTGAAGCAACTAGTGTTTTGAGGGAGCCCAAAGGCGATGCCAATGATCTTTGTAAAGAAACAGTAGATACGGCAGGAGCACAAAGTGTCACTGAACAGGATATAAATACTCTTGGCGAACAAATAGCACGAACTAAAATACAAGATTCTGCAAATGTTGACAAACAGCATAACGACGTAAGCGAGTCTGCAGCAAAAGATGATGAAAATACACAAAGAACCACTGATGTTTGTAAAGAAACAATAGATATGACAAGAGCACAAAGCGACACTGAACCGAATATAAACATTCTTAGCGAAAAAATAGCAGTCACTAACGTGCAAAATTCTGAGAATATTGACGAACAACACAATGATGTAAGTCAGTCTGAAGCAAAAGATGGCGAAAATACAGAAAGAACCAAAAGGCGTAGACGTCGAAGGAAAAGGAGGAATAATCCAGCTTGTGTCGATTCTAACACAGAAAAGGTACCCAATGAGACAGGTAAAAGTAACGCAACAGATGGTCAAGAGGCTGAAGCCAGAGAAAAGTGTAGatttaataacaaaaagaaaaatgaaactccAGCTAAAGGAAGCGATCTATTGGAGGAAAGCAAACCGAAAAATATCCCAAACCAGAAGATAAGCGGTCAAGATCAACGTGATCAAGGGAATGTGGTGAAGCCAAGTTCTCTTAAAGATGTAGAAAGCTTCCTGGAAAGAAAGCGCAACTGTCCAGGGAAGGGAAGTAATCTTTACAGAGGCAGAGGGGGTACAATTAGGGAAAACCAAGGAATGGGATATATGCGCGGCATAAACAGAGGCAGAGGACAAGCATTTCACCCTGACAGAGTCAGAGGTAGTACGTATGATAGGGATGGAGGCAGAGGAGGTTCAAACTTTAACAGAGGTAGAGGAATATCTGACCCTAACAAAGGTACTGGAAGGCCCGACTTTAACAGAGGTAGAGGAATTCAAAATTCTAACTATGGTGGAGGTAGGTCGGAGTTTAGCAGAGACAGcgaaagaaaagaatttaacAGTGGCAGTAGAAGGCCATATTTTAACAGAGGCAGAGGGAGAGGAAGTAGCTATGAGGTATACAAAGGCGGTTCAAGTTACACTCAAATTAATACTGAATTCAAGGGAGATTCTTACGATGCTAAAGCGAATAATTTCGCAGGTAGAGGCAGAAGAAATGGAGAGTTTAACAGAGGAGCAAATAGCTATAGAAGGATCGTAGGTAGGGAGAATGAGGGAGAGATACGGAGCTATGATAGAGGAGGATCTCACACTGCCGATGAACATAATTACTTTATCAGGGGCAGAggaactagaaatttaaatgaAGGCAGAGGAAGGCAAGATTTTCAAAGGGGAAGAGGAAGCCGCTATAATCGGATGGAGGAAGAGTAA